A single region of the Pseudomonas sp. B21-023 genome encodes:
- a CDS encoding ATP-binding protein, with amino-acid sequence MPSSFRTLRLGLIILLILVGTTLSAGWAMHQAKREAMATDARRAGQQLGLYANALHTLIERYRALPAVLALDPELIAALRGPVTEQVQDALNRKLERINGAANSSTLELLDRTGLAIAASNWRLPTTYVGSNYGFRPYFKQTRSQGSGRFYAVGVTSGVPGYFLASAVNDEHGRFLGAMVVKLEFPELEREWRQGNDILLVSDARGITFIANQDGWRYRELQPLSGADRAELAETRQYDKQPLVPLQHQALTRFTDTSHLTRVQGPDGTAEYLWERLPLEAEGWTLHLLRKPQVAEDGRNAALAAAAIWLSLVFAALFVSQRLRLARLRQRSREELKRQVEERTRELRTAQEGLVQSAKLAALGQMSAALAHEINQPLTTQRMQLETLRLLLDHGRHDEARQALEPLEQMLSRMAALTGHLKTFARNSPGGLRERLDLATVVDQALHLLDTRMRAENVEVALYLARPAWVRGDAIRLEQVLINLLRNALDAMADKRYKRLEIRIEADDAQWRLSVLDSGGGILDTDLCRVFDPFFTTKPVGEGLGLGLAISYGIVIDAGGHLQVENLPGGARFSLTLPRDLETVC; translated from the coding sequence ATGCCCTCATCCTTCCGCACCCTGCGCCTGGGTTTGATCATCCTGCTGATCCTGGTCGGCACCACACTCAGCGCCGGCTGGGCCATGCACCAGGCCAAGCGCGAGGCGATGGCAACCGACGCCCGCCGGGCCGGCCAGCAACTGGGCCTGTATGCCAACGCCCTGCATACCCTGATCGAGCGCTACCGTGCATTGCCTGCGGTACTGGCGCTGGACCCTGAACTGATCGCCGCCCTGCGCGGCCCGGTTACCGAACAGGTGCAGGACGCCCTGAACCGCAAGCTCGAACGCATCAACGGCGCCGCCAACTCTTCCACCCTGGAGCTGTTGGACCGCACGGGCCTGGCCATCGCGGCCAGCAACTGGCGCCTGCCGACCACCTATGTCGGTTCCAACTACGGCTTTCGCCCCTATTTCAAACAGACCCGCAGCCAGGGCAGTGGCCGCTTCTACGCCGTCGGCGTGACCAGCGGCGTGCCAGGTTATTTCCTGGCGAGCGCGGTGAACGACGAACATGGCCGCTTCCTCGGCGCCATGGTGGTCAAGCTGGAGTTCCCGGAGCTCGAGCGCGAGTGGCGCCAGGGCAACGACATCCTGCTGGTCAGCGATGCCCGCGGCATCACCTTCATTGCCAACCAGGACGGCTGGCGTTACCGCGAACTGCAACCGCTGTCCGGTGCCGACCGCGCCGAGCTGGCGGAGACCCGCCAGTACGACAAGCAGCCGCTGGTGCCCCTGCAGCACCAGGCCCTGACTCGCTTCACCGACACCAGCCACCTGACCCGCGTGCAAGGCCCGGATGGCACCGCCGAGTACCTGTGGGAGCGCCTGCCCCTGGAGGCCGAAGGCTGGACCCTGCACCTGTTGCGCAAGCCGCAGGTCGCCGAGGATGGGCGCAACGCCGCCCTCGCCGCCGCGGCGATCTGGCTGAGCCTGGTGTTCGCCGCGCTGTTCGTCAGCCAGCGCCTGCGCCTGGCCCGTCTGCGTCAACGCAGCCGCGAGGAGCTCAAGCGCCAGGTCGAGGAGCGTACCCGCGAGCTGCGCACGGCCCAGGAAGGCCTGGTGCAGTCGGCCAAGCTGGCGGCGCTGGGGCAGATGTCGGCCGCGCTGGCCCACGAGATCAACCAGCCTCTTACCACCCAGCGCATGCAACTGGAAACCTTGCGCCTGCTGCTTGATCATGGCCGTCATGACGAAGCCCGCCAGGCCCTGGAACCGCTCGAGCAGATGCTCAGTCGCATGGCCGCGCTCACCGGCCACCTGAAAACCTTCGCCCGCAACAGCCCCGGAGGCCTGCGCGAACGCCTGGACCTGGCCACCGTGGTCGACCAGGCATTGCACCTGCTGGACACTCGCATGCGCGCCGAAAACGTCGAGGTGGCGCTGTACCTGGCGCGCCCGGCCTGGGTCCGTGGCGATGCGATCCGCCTGGAGCAAGTGCTGATCAACCTGCTGCGCAACGCCCTCGACGCCATGGCCGACAAGCGCTACAAACGCCTGGAGATCCGTATCGAGGCGGACGATGCGCAGTGGCGCCTGAGCGTGCTCGACTCCGGTGGCGGCATCCTCGACACCGACCTTTGCCGGGTCTTCGACCCGTTCTTCACCACCAAGCCGGTCGGCGAGGGCCTGGGCCTGGGCCTGGCCATCTCCTACGGCATCGTCATCGATGCCGGCGGCCACCTGCAGGTCGAGAACCTGCCGGGGGGCGCCCGCTTCAGCCTCACCCTGCCCCGCGACCTGGAGACGGTATGTTGA
- a CDS encoding flavin reductase family protein → MYYYEPAKGHGLPHDPFNAIVGPRPIGWISSHDREGRLNLAPYSFFNAFNYIPPIIGFCSVGRKDSLNNIEQTGEFVWNLATRPLAEQMNQSCAAVAADIDEFALSGLTPALSNVVKVPRVGESPVSFECKVSQIVQLKRADQETVPSWLILGEVVAVHIAEHLLKDGIYDTAAAEPILRGGGPADYFALGELFKMARPQV, encoded by the coding sequence ATGTACTACTACGAACCCGCCAAAGGCCACGGCCTGCCCCACGACCCGTTCAACGCCATCGTCGGCCCACGGCCCATCGGCTGGATCTCCAGCCATGATCGCGAAGGCCGCCTGAACCTGGCGCCCTACAGCTTCTTCAACGCCTTCAACTACATCCCACCGATCATCGGTTTCTGCAGCGTCGGGCGCAAAGACAGCCTGAACAACATCGAGCAGACCGGCGAGTTCGTCTGGAACCTGGCTACCCGGCCGCTGGCCGAGCAGATGAACCAGAGCTGTGCCGCGGTGGCGGCAGATATCGACGAGTTCGCGCTCAGTGGCCTGACCCCGGCCCTGTCCAACGTGGTCAAGGTGCCACGTGTGGGCGAGAGCCCGGTGAGCTTCGAATGCAAGGTCAGCCAGATCGTCCAGCTCAAACGCGCCGACCAGGAAACTGTCCCCAGCTGGCTGATCCTCGGAGAGGTAGTGGCGGTGCACATTGCCGAGCACCTGCTCAAGGACGGCATCTACGACACCGCCGCCGCCGAGCCGATCCTGCGTGGCGGCGGCCCGGCCGACTACTTTGCGCTGGGCGAGCTGTTCAAGATGGCCCGTCCACAGGTCTGA
- a CDS encoding IS3 family transposase (programmed frameshift), translating into MDQGVKRTQRDYSLSFKLAVVDQIEKGELTCTQARERYGIQGKSTVLVWLRKHGRQDWSQGASIRDERSCAMSDPKTLTPEQRIKELEQQLELMSQKAQFFETVVDVLKNDYGVSVGKKAIRQVLTQGQVAGLSIARACQFLGISRQAYYKRNQAADDKERQTDRVVEFVQQIRMRQPRLGTRKLHYLLHCQPDRRVQLGRDRLFQVLGERRLLVLPKRAYHKTTQSFHRFYRHPNLLKPGPSQVVPTRPEHVWVADITYLPARNGPLYLSLVTDAYSRKIVGHHVHESLHAESVAQAFKQALRKRRRRQPLVHHSDRGIQYCSTLYQSLHQRHDVQCSMTDGYDCYQNALAERINGILKTELLLRIPEDLEQARKMVDEAVQIYNTERSHMALKNKTPDAVHRAF; encoded by the exons ATGGATCAAGGTGTAAAGCGCACACAGCGTGATTACTCGCTGTCTTTTAAATTGGCAGTGGTCGATCAGATCGAAAAAGGCGAGCTGACCTGCACCCAGGCCCGGGAGCGGTACGGCATCCAAGGAAAATCTACGGTTCTGGTATGGTTGCGTAAGCACGGTCGGCAGGATTGGAGCCAGGGGGCCTCGATCCGCGACGAGAGGAGCTGCGCGATGTCTGACCCCAAAACGCTCACTCCAGAGCAGCGAATCAAAGAGCTTGAGCAGCAGCTTGAGCTGATGAGTCAGAAGGCTCAGTTCTTTGAGACGGTCGTTGATGTTCTGAAAAATGACTACGGTGTATCGGTCG GTAAAAAAGCGATCCGGCAAGTCCTCACGCAAGGTCAAGTCGCAGGACTGAGCATTGCCAGGGCTTGTCAGTTTCTAGGCATCAGTCGACAGGCATACTACAAGCGCAACCAAGCCGCTGATGACAAAGAGCGCCAGACGGATCGAGTGGTTGAGTTCGTACAGCAAATCCGGATGCGCCAGCCTCGTCTGGGTACACGCAAGCTGCACTATCTGCTGCATTGCCAACCTGACAGACGAGTCCAGCTCGGCCGAGACAGGCTTTTCCAGGTCTTGGGTGAGCGCCGCTTGCTAGTGCTGCCTAAGCGGGCGTATCACAAGACAACGCAGAGCTTTCATCGCTTCTACCGTCATCCCAACTTACTTAAGCCCGGCCCAAGCCAAGTCGTACCGACAAGGCCAGAGCACGTCTGGGTTGCCGACATTACTTATCTGCCCGCACGTAACGGCCCGCTGTATCTGAGCCTGGTAACGGATGCGTACTCCAGGAAAATTGTTGGCCACCACGTCCATGAAAGCCTGCATGCCGAGTCAGTGGCGCAAGCCTTCAAGCAGGCCTTACGAAAGCGACGTCGTCGCCAGCCATTAGTCCATCATTCGGATCGAGGCATCCAATACTGCTCGACGCTGTACCAGTCACTGCACCAACGGCACGACGTTCAGTGCTCCATGACTGATGGGTATGACTGTTATCAGAACGCGCTGGCGGAGCGCATCAACGGAATCCTCAAGACGGAGCTGTTGTTGAGGATCCCTGAAGATCTTGAGCAGGCGAGGAAGATGGTTGATGAGGCAGTGCAGATCTACAACACAGAACGGTCTCATATGGCCCTGAAAAACAAAACGCCCGATGCGGTGCATCGGGCGTTTTGA
- a CDS encoding Fic family protein — protein MTSKQHTAADTFWVWQQADWPGFRWNESQLAPLLRDCVQAQGCLLGRAGAVTEANANLDTLDTLLQNIVTSSAIEGEQLNVESVRSSLARRLGIAEPGTTTTRSEGLAELMVDATMGYVRPLDQPRLFLWHRWLFPETDDSLAPPLPIGAWRDHAPMQVISGRIDKPKVHFEAPPRAGLEQQVQQFLDWFESSRHDRQLDPLLRAGLAHFWFVTLHPFADGNGRLTRAITDLALAQGEQRAVRFYAMSSSILEDRSGYYAALESSQRGDLDVTRWLAWFLATLLRSLQQALVRIDRVLAKSRFWLIHRGDGLLPEQVKVLNRLLDGGSRGFEDGISASQYQAVAKVSKATATRHLADLLQKNCLVRLPAGGRSTRYTVNTQAT, from the coding sequence ATGACCTCAAAACAGCACACCGCTGCAGACACCTTCTGGGTGTGGCAGCAGGCCGACTGGCCCGGCTTTCGCTGGAACGAGTCGCAACTTGCCCCCTTGCTCAGGGACTGCGTCCAGGCGCAGGGTTGCCTGCTGGGCAGAGCGGGAGCAGTGACCGAGGCCAATGCCAACCTGGACACGCTCGATACCCTGTTGCAGAACATTGTCACGTCCTCGGCCATCGAGGGTGAACAGCTGAATGTGGAGTCCGTTCGCTCCTCCCTCGCCCGACGGCTTGGCATTGCCGAGCCGGGAACAACCACGACACGCAGCGAGGGCCTGGCCGAGCTGATGGTGGACGCGACCATGGGCTATGTTCGCCCACTGGATCAGCCGCGCCTGTTCCTCTGGCACCGCTGGCTGTTCCCCGAAACCGACGACTCGCTCGCACCTCCCCTGCCAATCGGCGCATGGCGCGACCATGCCCCGATGCAGGTGATATCGGGGCGTATCGACAAGCCCAAGGTGCATTTTGAGGCACCGCCACGCGCCGGCCTGGAGCAGCAGGTGCAGCAGTTCCTCGACTGGTTCGAGAGCAGCCGCCATGATCGGCAACTCGATCCCCTGCTGCGTGCGGGCCTGGCCCATTTCTGGTTCGTCACCCTGCACCCCTTCGCCGATGGCAATGGCCGCCTGACCCGCGCCATCACAGACCTGGCATTGGCCCAGGGCGAGCAGCGAGCGGTGCGTTTCTACGCCATGTCCAGCAGTATCCTGGAAGATCGCTCCGGCTACTACGCAGCCCTTGAAAGCAGCCAGCGCGGCGATCTGGACGTCACACGCTGGCTAGCCTGGTTCCTTGCCACCTTGCTGCGCAGCCTCCAGCAGGCGCTGGTGCGCATTGACCGGGTGCTGGCCAAGTCGCGCTTCTGGCTGATCCATCGGGGCGATGGTTTGTTGCCCGAACAGGTCAAGGTGCTCAATCGACTGCTCGATGGCGGGTCTCGCGGCTTCGAGGATGGCATCAGCGCCAGCCAGTACCAGGCCGTGGCCAAGGTCTCCAAGGCCACGGCCACCCGGCACCTGGCCGACCTGCTGCAGAAAAACTGCCTGGTTCGTCTGCCCGCTGGCGGGCGAAGTACCCGCTATACGGTGAACACCCAAGCGACCTGA
- the bglX gene encoding beta-glucosidase BglX, translating into MMKLSLLGLAMGLASQAALAAPIAPPLQDKQAFVDHLISQMTEAEKIGQLRLISIGPEMPHAKIREEIAAGRIGGTFNSRTAPENRPMQDAAMRSRLKIPMFFAYDTIHGERTIFPIGLGLASSWDMDAIAKVGRTSAVEAAADSLDMTFAPMVDIARDPRWGRTSEGFGEDTYLTSKIGQVMVKSFQGSSPANADSIMAIVKHFALYGAVEGGRDYNTVDMSLPKMYNDYLPPYRAALDAGAGGVMVALNSINGVPATSNTWLMNDLLRKQWGFKGVTISDHGAIQELIRHGVARDGREAAKLAIKAGIDMSMNDTLYGEELPGLLKSGEVSQAELDQAVREVLGAKYDMGLFKDPYVRIPKPETDLKDYYAEDRLHREAARDVARRGLVLLENREQTLPLKKAGTIAVVGPLADAPIDMMGSWAADGKPQHSVTVREGLRRAVEGKAKLVYAKGSNVTGDKAMFDYLNFLNFDAPEIVDDPRPAAVLIDEAVKAARQSDVVVAVVGESRGMSHESSSRTTLEIPAVQRDLIKALKATGKPLVLVLMNGRPLSIAWEREQADAILETWFSGTEGGNAIADVLFGDYNPSGRLAITFPRSVGQIPMYYNHIRIGRPFTPGKPGNYTSQYFEEPNGPLYPFGYGLSYTSFELSDLTLSQTELKRGATLKAKVVVKNTGKRDGETVVQLYIQDQSASMSRPVKELKNFQKLMLKAGESRTLTFDISEQDLKFYNGQLQHVAEAGQFNVQVGLDSEAVQQQSFELL; encoded by the coding sequence ATGATGAAACTGTCTTTGCTGGGCCTGGCCATGGGCCTTGCCAGTCAGGCGGCCCTTGCCGCCCCTATCGCCCCGCCCCTGCAGGACAAGCAGGCGTTCGTCGACCATCTGATCAGCCAGATGACCGAGGCCGAGAAGATCGGCCAGCTACGCCTGATCAGCATCGGCCCCGAGATGCCCCACGCGAAGATCCGCGAGGAAATCGCCGCCGGACGCATCGGCGGCACCTTCAACTCGCGCACCGCCCCGGAGAACCGTCCGATGCAGGACGCGGCCATGCGCAGCCGCCTCAAGATCCCGATGTTCTTCGCCTACGACACCATCCATGGCGAACGCACCATCTTCCCGATCGGCCTGGGCCTGGCCTCGTCCTGGGATATGGACGCCATCGCCAAGGTCGGCCGCACCTCGGCCGTCGAGGCGGCCGCCGACTCGCTGGACATGACCTTCGCACCGATGGTCGACATTGCCCGCGACCCGCGTTGGGGGCGCACCAGCGAAGGCTTTGGCGAGGACACCTACCTGACTTCGAAGATCGGCCAGGTGATGGTCAAGTCGTTCCAGGGGTCGAGCCCGGCCAATGCCGACAGCATCATGGCCATCGTCAAGCACTTCGCCCTGTACGGCGCCGTGGAAGGGGGCCGCGACTACAACACGGTCGATATGAGCCTGCCGAAGATGTACAACGACTACCTGCCGCCCTACCGCGCCGCGCTCGACGCCGGTGCTGGCGGGGTGATGGTGGCGCTGAACTCGATCAACGGCGTGCCGGCCACGTCCAACACCTGGCTGATGAACGACTTGCTGCGCAAGCAGTGGGGCTTCAAGGGCGTGACCATCAGCGACCACGGCGCCATCCAGGAACTGATCCGCCATGGCGTGGCCCGTGACGGCCGCGAAGCCGCCAAGCTGGCGATCAAGGCCGGCATCGACATGAGCATGAACGACACCCTCTACGGCGAAGAACTGCCTGGGTTGTTGAAGTCCGGTGAGGTCAGCCAGGCAGAACTGGACCAGGCAGTGCGTGAAGTGCTGGGCGCCAAGTACGACATGGGTCTGTTCAAAGACCCCTACGTGCGCATTCCAAAGCCTGAGACCGACCTGAAGGACTACTACGCCGAGGACCGCCTGCACCGCGAAGCCGCGCGTGACGTGGCACGCCGCGGCCTGGTGCTGCTGGAAAACCGCGAGCAGACCCTGCCCCTGAAAAAGGCCGGCACCATCGCCGTGGTCGGCCCACTGGCCGATGCGCCGATCGACATGATGGGCAGTTGGGCCGCCGACGGTAAACCGCAGCACTCGGTGACCGTGCGTGAAGGTTTGCGCCGCGCCGTCGAAGGCAAGGCCAAGCTGGTGTACGCCAAGGGCTCGAACGTCACTGGCGACAAGGCGATGTTCGATTACCTGAACTTCCTCAACTTCGACGCCCCGGAAATCGTCGACGACCCGCGTCCGGCCGCGGTGCTGATCGACGAAGCGGTCAAGGCCGCCAGGCAATCGGACGTGGTCGTGGCCGTGGTCGGCGAGTCCCGGGGCATGTCCCACGAGTCCTCAAGCCGCACCACCCTGGAGATCCCCGCGGTACAACGCGACCTGATCAAAGCGCTCAAGGCCACCGGAAAACCCTTGGTGCTGGTGCTGATGAACGGCCGTCCGCTGTCGATCGCCTGGGAACGCGAGCAGGCCGACGCCATCCTTGAAACCTGGTTCAGCGGCACCGAAGGCGGCAACGCCATCGCCGACGTACTGTTCGGCGACTACAACCCGTCCGGGCGGCTGGCCATCACCTTCCCGCGTTCGGTCGGGCAGATCCCGATGTACTACAACCACATACGCATCGGCCGCCCGTTCACCCCAGGCAAGCCGGGCAACTACACCTCGCAGTACTTCGAGGAGCCAAACGGCCCGCTGTATCCGTTCGGCTACGGCCTGAGCTACACCAGCTTCGAACTGTCCGACCTGACCTTGTCGCAGACCGAGCTAAAGCGCGGCGCGACCCTCAAGGCCAAGGTCGTCGTGAAGAACACCGGCAAGCGTGACGGCGAGACCGTGGTGCAGCTGTATATCCAGGACCAGAGCGCGTCGATGAGCCGCCCGGTGAAGGAGCTGAAGAACTTCCAGAAGCTGATGCTCAAGGCCGGCGAGTCGCGAACCTTGACTTTCGACATCAGTGAGCAGGATCTGAAGTTCTACAATGGCCAACTGCAGCACGTTGCCGAGGCTGGCCAGTTCAACGTGCAGGTCGGCCTCGATTCCGAAGCGGTGCAACAGCAGAGCTTCGAGCTGCTGTAA
- a CDS encoding MFS transporter: MDNASTLPTGAAVAPAAEKSTASRLKSIFSGSIGNMVEWYDWYVYAAFSLYFAKAFFPAGDTTAQLLNTAAIFAVGFLMRPIGGWLMGLYADRKGRKAALMASVLLMCAGSLVIALTPGYETIGVAAPVLLVIARLMQGLSVGGEYGTSATYLSEMASKERRGFFSSFQYVTLISGQLIALAVLIVLQNTLTTEELYAWGWRVPFVIGALCAVVALYLRRGMEETASFTKKEKSKENLMRTLMRHPKELMTVVGLTMGGTLAFYTYTTYMQKYLVNTVGMSISDSTTISAATLFLFMCLQPVIGGLSDKIGRRPILIAFGVLGTLFTVPILSTLHTIQTWWGAFFLIMAALIIVSGYTSINAVVKAELFPTEIRALGVGLPYALTVSIFGGTAEYVALWFKSNGMETGFYWYVTACIACSLLVYATMKDTKQHSRITTD; encoded by the coding sequence ATGGATAACGCCAGCACTCTGCCCACCGGGGCGGCCGTTGCGCCCGCCGCGGAAAAGTCCACCGCCAGCCGCCTCAAATCGATCTTCAGTGGTTCCATCGGCAACATGGTCGAATGGTACGACTGGTACGTCTACGCCGCATTCTCGCTGTACTTCGCCAAGGCTTTCTTCCCCGCCGGCGACACCACCGCCCAACTGCTCAACACCGCCGCAATCTTTGCCGTGGGCTTCCTCATGCGCCCGATCGGTGGCTGGCTGATGGGCCTGTACGCCGACCGCAAGGGCCGCAAGGCGGCGCTGATGGCCTCGGTGCTGCTGATGTGCGCCGGCTCGCTGGTCATCGCGCTGACGCCGGGCTACGAGACCATCGGCGTCGCCGCACCGGTCCTTCTGGTCATCGCCCGCCTGATGCAGGGCCTCTCGGTAGGGGGTGAATACGGCACCTCGGCCACCTACCTGAGCGAGATGGCCAGCAAGGAGCGCCGCGGCTTCTTCTCCAGCTTCCAGTACGTCACCCTGATCTCCGGCCAGCTCATCGCCCTGGCGGTGCTGATCGTCCTGCAGAACACGCTGACTACCGAGGAGCTGTACGCCTGGGGCTGGCGCGTACCATTCGTGATCGGCGCGCTGTGCGCGGTGGTCGCCCTGTACCTGCGCCGTGGCATGGAAGAGACCGCCTCCTTCACCAAGAAGGAAAAGTCCAAAGAGAACCTGATGCGCACCCTGATGCGTCATCCCAAGGAACTGATGACCGTGGTCGGCCTGACCATGGGCGGTACCCTGGCCTTCTACACCTACACCACCTACATGCAGAAGTACCTGGTCAACACCGTAGGCATGAGCATCAGCGACTCGACCACCATCTCGGCGGCCACGCTGTTCCTGTTCATGTGCCTGCAGCCGGTGATCGGCGGCCTGTCCGACAAGATCGGCCGGCGCCCGATCCTGATCGCCTTCGGTGTGCTCGGCACCCTGTTCACCGTACCGATCCTCAGCACCCTGCACACCATCCAGACGTGGTGGGGCGCGTTCTTCCTGATCATGGCCGCATTGATCATTGTCAGTGGCTACACCTCGATCAACGCCGTGGTGAAGGCCGAGCTGTTTCCCACCGAGATCCGTGCCCTGGGCGTGGGCCTACCCTACGCGCTGACCGTGTCGATCTTCGGCGGCACCGCCGAGTACGTGGCCCTGTGGTTCAAGAGCAACGGCATGGAGACCGGTTTCTACTGGTACGTCACCGCCTGCATCGCCTGCTCGCTGCTGGTGTACGCGACGATGAAGGACACCAAGCAGCATTCGCGGATCACCACTGACTGA
- a CDS encoding putative quinol monooxygenase yields the protein MTQSQPVTHLAFIRASNGRSAELGMRLRDLLEPSLRAPGCLSFSVQRSQVDTDLWLLSGSWSDQQAMSGYFASPTLEVFGELVQAQVVSSLDLHTFA from the coding sequence ATGACCCAGTCTCAACCGGTCACTCACCTGGCTTTCATCCGCGCCAGCAACGGTCGTTCGGCGGAACTCGGCATGCGCCTGCGCGACCTGCTGGAGCCGTCGCTGCGGGCGCCCGGCTGCCTGAGTTTCAGTGTGCAGCGTTCGCAGGTCGATACCGATCTGTGGCTGCTCAGCGGCAGCTGGAGCGACCAACAGGCGATGAGCGGCTATTTCGCCTCGCCCACCCTGGAGGTGTTTGGCGAGCTGGTCCAGGCGCAGGTGGTCAGCAGCCTTGACCTGCATACCTTCGCCTGA
- a CDS encoding sigma-54 dependent transcriptional regulator has translation MLNSVIVVDDEASIRAAVEQWLSLSGFNVQLFERAEECLAQLPAHFPGVILSDVRMPGMSGLQLLDRLQQADPDLPVILLTGHGDVPMAVEAMRNGAYDFLEKPFTPQHLMGSLRRALEKRQLVLENRRLHEQADLKAQLENTLLGMSQGLQQLRRQVLELASLPVNVLIRGETGSGKERVARCLHDFGPRADKPFVALNCAAIPETLFEAELFGHESGAFTGAQGKRVGKLEYANGGTVFLDEIESMPLAQQAKLLRVIQEQRLERLGANQSIAVDLRIIAATKPDLLEEARAGRFREDLAYRLNVAELRLAPLRERREDIPLLFEHFARTAAERLGRHAPPVGGGRLAQLLAHDWPGNVRELANAAERHALGLDSQNLESLPGGQSLGEQMEAFEAQCLRAALRQHRGEIKGVMEALQLPRRTLNEKMQRHGLVREDFLGNE, from the coding sequence ATGTTGAATTCAGTGATCGTTGTCGATGACGAAGCCAGCATCCGCGCTGCGGTGGAACAATGGCTGAGCCTGTCAGGCTTCAACGTGCAGCTTTTCGAGCGTGCCGAGGAGTGCCTGGCGCAACTCCCGGCGCACTTTCCCGGCGTGATCCTCAGCGACGTGCGCATGCCCGGCATGTCCGGTCTGCAGTTGCTCGACCGGCTCCAGCAGGCCGACCCCGACCTGCCGGTGATTCTGCTCACCGGCCACGGCGATGTGCCCATGGCGGTGGAGGCGATGCGCAACGGTGCCTACGACTTTCTGGAAAAGCCCTTTACCCCACAGCACCTGATGGGCAGCCTGCGCCGGGCCCTGGAAAAACGCCAGCTGGTCCTGGAAAACCGCCGCCTGCATGAGCAGGCCGACCTCAAGGCCCAGCTGGAGAACACCTTGCTGGGCATGTCCCAGGGGTTGCAGCAACTGCGCCGACAGGTGCTGGAGCTGGCCAGCCTGCCGGTCAACGTGCTGATCCGTGGCGAAACTGGCAGCGGCAAGGAGCGCGTGGCGCGCTGCCTGCACGACTTCGGCCCGCGCGCCGACAAACCCTTTGTCGCGCTAAACTGCGCGGCCATCCCCGAAACATTGTTCGAAGCCGAACTGTTCGGCCATGAAAGCGGCGCCTTTACCGGCGCTCAGGGCAAGCGCGTCGGCAAGCTGGAGTACGCCAATGGCGGTACGGTATTCCTCGACGAGATCGAGAGCATGCCCCTGGCCCAGCAAGCCAAACTGTTGCGGGTGATCCAGGAGCAGAGGCTTGAGCGCCTGGGGGCCAACCAGAGCATCGCCGTCGATCTGCGCATCATCGCCGCGACCAAACCGGACCTGCTTGAAGAGGCCCGTGCTGGGCGCTTTCGCGAAGACCTGGCGTACCGCCTCAACGTTGCCGAGCTGCGCCTGGCACCGCTGCGCGAGCGCCGTGAAGACATCCCGCTGTTGTTCGAACACTTCGCTCGCACCGCTGCCGAACGCCTGGGCCGCCATGCCCCACCGGTCGGCGGAGGACGATTGGCGCAGCTGCTGGCCCACGACTGGCCGGGCAATGTGCGTGAGTTGGCCAATGCTGCCGAACGTCATGCCTTGGGGCTGGATTCGCAGAACCTTGAGAGCCTGCCAGGCGGGCAGTCGCTGGGCGAACAGATGGAGGCGTTCGAAGCCCAATGCTTGCGTGCGGCGCTGCGCCAGCACCGGGGCGAGATCAAGGGGGTGATGGAGGCGCTGCAACTGCCGCGGCGTACGCTGAACGAGAAGATGCAGCGCCATGGCCTGGTGCGTGAGGACTTTCTCGGCAACGAATGA